From Agrobacterium tumefaciens, a single genomic window includes:
- a CDS encoding spore coat U domain-containing protein, translating into MKFAISGAIATLAALMLVPASSTAQVSTTSDFTVQITIQAACQINSAGLLNFGNSGFIAGNVDATSQIVVQCTSTTPYTLGLSAGAGSGATVANRLMTGTSGATISYSLFQDTGHSQVWGDTVGLDRQTGTGTGAAQTFTVYGRVTAQTTPVPGVYTDTVRATLTY; encoded by the coding sequence ATGAAGTTCGCGATATCAGGGGCCATCGCAACGCTTGCAGCGTTAATGTTGGTGCCAGCATCAAGCACTGCGCAAGTTTCCACGACGTCAGACTTTACCGTCCAGATTACCATTCAGGCGGCGTGCCAGATCAACTCTGCCGGGTTGCTCAACTTCGGCAACAGCGGCTTCATTGCCGGAAACGTGGATGCGACAAGCCAGATCGTCGTTCAATGCACATCAACGACGCCCTATACACTTGGCCTGAGCGCGGGGGCCGGGAGCGGCGCCACTGTAGCCAACCGACTGATGACGGGAACAAGCGGAGCAACCATTTCCTATTCCCTTTTCCAGGATACCGGCCACTCCCAGGTGTGGGGAGATACAGTCGGGTTGGACAGACAGACGGGAACGGGAACGGGTGCTGCCCAGACCTTTACCGTTTACGGGCGAGTAACTGCCCAGACGACACCCGTACCGGGCGTCTACACCGACACCGTGAGGGCCACACTCACCTATTGA
- a CDS encoding FecR family protein yields MQNHSLREHCPDDQPDIARQAAEWFALLLDDGASPTDRANFRAWLEQSPSHAKAYAELERLWLGASALPEISPTSSLTRRTVLKSGGALLILAGAGLGTRAYLQADADYRTGVGETARYALPDGSVVELSTASAISVNFTADGRHIILHQGEGFFTVAPDPGRPFVVSSGVLNSTALGTKFSVAMRENGVTVSVVEHSVRVSAPDQEQDVHEGQSVVFANDRLSLPQSADVETQLSWRDGKLVFISTPFEDIVATLSNWRRGKMIVMDNALARRPVSIIVDVRRAGSILDNLENGLPIRIASYSPLLTLIYPK; encoded by the coding sequence ATGCAGAACCATTCTCTACGGGAACACTGTCCTGACGACCAGCCGGACATCGCGCGCCAGGCGGCCGAGTGGTTTGCCTTGTTGCTTGATGATGGTGCCAGCCCTACCGATCGCGCCAATTTCCGAGCCTGGCTTGAACAGAGCCCTTCCCATGCGAAGGCATATGCGGAACTTGAGCGCTTGTGGCTCGGCGCTTCGGCGCTCCCTGAGATCTCGCCCACATCGTCCCTGACGCGCAGAACGGTCCTCAAGTCGGGAGGAGCACTGTTAATATTGGCAGGAGCTGGGTTGGGGACTCGCGCCTACCTCCAGGCAGACGCGGACTATCGCACAGGTGTCGGGGAGACTGCCCGTTATGCGCTTCCAGACGGCTCGGTCGTTGAACTGTCGACTGCGAGTGCCATCTCAGTCAATTTCACTGCGGATGGGCGACACATCATTTTGCACCAAGGAGAGGGATTTTTTACCGTTGCCCCAGATCCAGGCAGACCCTTCGTCGTCAGTTCCGGCGTTTTGAACAGCACCGCGCTTGGAACGAAATTCTCCGTCGCCATGCGTGAAAATGGTGTCACCGTTTCTGTGGTTGAACATTCAGTCCGAGTATCGGCGCCCGACCAGGAACAGGATGTCCACGAGGGCCAGTCGGTCGTGTTCGCAAATGATCGCCTGTCCCTGCCTCAATCTGCAGATGTCGAGACCCAGCTTTCATGGCGTGACGGCAAACTCGTTTTCATCTCGACGCCATTCGAGGATATCGTCGCCACTCTCTCCAATTGGCGGCGTGGCAAGATGATTGTCATGGATAACGCCCTTGCACGCCGGCCTGTCAGCATCATCGTCGACGTGCGTCGGGCAGGCTCGATATTGGATAATCTTGAGAATGGCCTGCCAATTCGCATTGCCAGCTACTCGCCTTTGCTGACCTTGATCTATCCGAAATAA
- the fhuB gene encoding Fe(3+)-hydroxamate ABC transporter permease FhuB produces MILRLVTPSRLFVVTAVIAIALYASAITGRVSLPDVPHMLMQPDPASFDQIYVRFSLLPRIVVAILAGGALAFAGTIFQQILRNPLAEPSTLGILSGAQLAITLLSLSVATVNAHDREIAGLAGGIAAVFIVAGLAKRSDFSPMTLLLCGMVISFSAGSASVILALFHHEYLRGVFIWGSGSLIQNDYTNAQALASRLVILIPALLLFSRPLEIIGLNETQARGLGLSPSSLRIAVLFLATVLSACVVARVGVIAFIGLAATNIVRLSGARTLRQRLVWGTLLGAALLMLADSLVLVAAPAIGEVPTGTITAITGAVLMLLLVKYVPHTVDQSYHNDLAPALRGKSALLVVVVSVAILALLTAFSLTERFFTGNVEPSVLFAGRWPRVLTSASAGAMLGIAGAVTQAMTRNPIASPEGLGVSGGAGLGIILAFFAGGMASPLLPLAGGVAGAMVAFTIVLIVARGKSYAPGPVLLSGIAISALATALISLIVASGDPRASYILAWTMGPTFRATSIVAIIATALLLIGLSLSPLFRRALEILPLGDSTARSLGVNPSRSRLLLLVFAAFLTGIATMIVGPLSFVGMMAPHLARMTGARSQMRTLLTAGVTGAAIMICADWFGRAADFPYEIPAGVIAAFIGGPYFLFVISSRGKASSRA; encoded by the coding sequence ATGATTTTACGTCTCGTCACACCGTCGCGCCTTTTTGTCGTTACCGCCGTTATTGCCATAGCGCTTTACGCTTCCGCAATTACGGGCCGTGTTTCGCTCCCGGATGTGCCACACATGCTGATGCAACCCGATCCGGCATCCTTCGATCAGATCTATGTTCGTTTCTCCTTGCTGCCCCGCATCGTGGTCGCGATATTGGCCGGCGGCGCGCTCGCTTTTGCAGGTACGATATTTCAGCAGATCCTGCGTAACCCTTTGGCAGAACCATCCACGCTCGGCATCCTATCTGGCGCGCAGCTCGCTATTACGCTCCTGTCTCTTTCCGTCGCCACAGTGAACGCTCACGACCGGGAGATCGCGGGGCTTGCCGGCGGAATTGCGGCAGTTTTCATCGTCGCGGGACTGGCAAAGAGATCTGACTTCTCGCCTATGACACTTCTGCTCTGCGGTATGGTGATCAGCTTCTCTGCAGGTTCGGCGTCCGTTATCCTGGCACTTTTCCATCACGAGTACCTACGAGGTGTCTTCATCTGGGGCAGCGGTTCGCTCATTCAGAATGACTACACCAACGCACAAGCACTAGCGTCACGACTTGTTATTCTGATCCCTGCACTGCTGTTGTTCTCTCGGCCGTTGGAGATCATAGGCCTTAACGAGACACAGGCACGCGGGCTCGGACTATCCCCCTCCAGTCTTCGTATTGCTGTTTTATTCCTTGCCACCGTGTTGTCAGCTTGCGTTGTCGCACGTGTCGGAGTGATCGCCTTTATCGGCCTTGCGGCGACCAACATCGTCCGACTATCCGGCGCCCGTACGCTGCGGCAAAGACTTGTCTGGGGTACACTGCTCGGCGCAGCCCTTCTCATGCTCGCGGACAGCCTTGTGCTGGTTGCGGCTCCGGCCATCGGTGAGGTGCCAACGGGTACGATCACTGCAATCACAGGCGCTGTCCTGATGTTACTGCTTGTCAAATACGTTCCACATACGGTTGACCAGTCGTATCACAACGACCTTGCGCCGGCTTTGCGGGGCAAGTCTGCTCTGCTCGTGGTTGTCGTCTCTGTGGCTATTCTTGCGCTGCTCACAGCGTTTTCCCTGACGGAGCGTTTTTTCACAGGAAACGTCGAGCCATCGGTCCTTTTTGCAGGCCGATGGCCGCGTGTCCTGACTTCGGCCAGCGCTGGCGCCATGCTGGGCATAGCCGGCGCAGTTACCCAAGCCATGACCCGCAACCCCATCGCCAGTCCCGAAGGGCTTGGTGTCAGTGGCGGAGCTGGATTGGGGATCATCCTTGCATTCTTCGCTGGCGGCATGGCCTCACCCTTGCTTCCTCTTGCCGGAGGAGTGGCAGGCGCTATGGTCGCCTTTACGATCGTGCTGATCGTCGCAAGAGGCAAAAGCTACGCGCCAGGGCCGGTTCTGCTTTCTGGCATTGCGATAAGTGCTCTGGCAACCGCGCTGATCTCGCTGATCGTCGCGAGCGGTGATCCACGCGCCAGCTACATACTGGCCTGGACGATGGGCCCGACATTCCGTGCCACCAGCATCGTCGCGATCATTGCAACCGCCCTCTTGTTGATCGGTCTTTCGCTATCGCCGCTCTTTCGCCGCGCATTAGAGATATTGCCGCTCGGCGATAGTACGGCGCGCTCACTTGGTGTGAACCCGTCTCGGTCACGTCTCCTTCTGTTAGTGTTTGCTGCCTTTCTGACCGGCATCGCAACAATGATCGTCGGCCCGTTGAGTTTCGTCGGGATGATGGCACCTCATTTGGCGCGCATGACTGGTGCGCGCAGTCAGATGCGCACGCTTCTGACTGCTGGTGTAACCGGTGCAGCGATCATGATTTGTGCCGACTGGTTTGGGCGCGCTGCCGACTTCCCCTACGAAATCCCGGCAGGTGTAATCGCCGCATTCATTGGGGGGCCATATTTCCTTTTTGTGATCAGCTCACGAGGTAAAGCTTCGTCCAGAGCTTGA
- a CDS encoding RNA polymerase sigma factor: MESVEQSEILKTFLDVRARLTRVIYRRVHCSATTADLMQDTFIRFWERPGLLRDVVDLAGYFVITGRNLALDHERRKKIGPFIDGIDGLESISDPTPSAEAATISRQELLRVQAALEHMPPRAREVFLLSRIEGLTYVEIGERLGISPKTVFGHMVVALERLRAQMNAER; encoded by the coding sequence ATGGAAAGCGTCGAACAGTCCGAAATTCTCAAGACATTTTTGGACGTGCGCGCTCGTTTGACACGTGTCATCTACCGTCGCGTTCACTGCTCGGCGACCACTGCCGATCTCATGCAGGATACTTTTATACGCTTTTGGGAACGTCCGGGCCTCCTGCGCGATGTCGTTGATCTGGCGGGATACTTCGTGATCACGGGACGCAACCTCGCGCTTGACCACGAACGCCGTAAAAAGATTGGCCCCTTCATCGACGGGATCGACGGCCTCGAATCCATCTCGGACCCGACACCCTCGGCCGAAGCGGCTACCATCAGCCGCCAGGAACTCCTGCGCGTTCAGGCGGCCCTCGAGCACATGCCTCCTCGGGCACGGGAGGTGTTCCTGCTATCCCGGATCGAAGGCCTGACATATGTCGAGATTGGCGAACGTCTCGGAATATCGCCAAAGACGGTTTTCGGTCATATGGTAGTCGCGCTTGAGCGATTGCGTGCACAGATGAATGCAGAGCGCTGA
- a CDS encoding alpha/beta hydrolase: MRKSVTFKSSDLIIAGNLFTSDEPNGRTIVIGHPGTAVKEQSPALYAQKLSEQGFTLLTFDAAYQGESEGSPRGLENPAQRVEDFKAAVSFLSVQSDIDPARIGILGICASGGYAIPASVGDPRVKAVATIAAVDVGLQIRAGADGNQDPSVLINLLEAAAEARTRVAAGEEMGRFPVFPAGQEEARAGGLHVFEGWEYYCTDRCSHPRSARSLTWDSVDRMATFDAFRFIEMISPRPLLMITAENAVTAWMTLDAFERAKEPKMLYVVDNATHVDLYDREASVNDAVSRLVDFFLQAL; encoded by the coding sequence ATGCGCAAATCGGTAACGTTCAAGAGTTCCGACCTAATTATCGCTGGGAACCTGTTCACATCGGATGAGCCCAATGGCCGAACAATCGTAATAGGCCATCCGGGCACCGCGGTTAAGGAGCAATCCCCCGCCCTCTATGCGCAGAAATTGTCAGAACAGGGCTTTACGCTGCTGACATTCGATGCTGCTTATCAAGGAGAAAGTGAAGGCTCGCCGCGCGGTTTGGAAAATCCGGCTCAGCGGGTTGAAGATTTCAAGGCGGCTGTTTCTTTTCTCAGTGTGCAATCGGACATTGATCCCGCCCGGATAGGGATCCTTGGTATATGTGCGTCTGGTGGCTACGCAATTCCAGCTTCCGTCGGCGACCCTAGAGTAAAGGCAGTTGCTACAATTGCAGCTGTCGATGTTGGGCTGCAGATACGTGCCGGGGCAGACGGAAATCAGGATCCATCTGTCCTCATCAATCTACTCGAAGCGGCTGCTGAAGCACGTACTCGTGTCGCGGCTGGCGAAGAGATGGGGCGATTTCCTGTCTTTCCCGCCGGTCAGGAAGAGGCGCGAGCGGGTGGCCTTCATGTCTTCGAAGGGTGGGAATACTACTGCACAGACCGGTGCAGCCATCCGCGTTCTGCCAGATCTCTTACTTGGGATAGCGTCGATCGGATGGCCACATTCGATGCATTTCGCTTTATAGAAATGATCTCTCCTCGCCCTCTCCTGATGATCACAGCAGAAAATGCTGTAACCGCATGGATGACGTTGGATGCCTTCGAGCGCGCTAAGGAGCCTAAGATGCTCTATGTGGTCGACAACGCAACTCATGTCGATCTTTATGATCGCGAAGCGTCCGTCAATGACGCTGTATCCAGGTTGGTTGATTTCTTTTTACAAGCGCTCTGA
- a CDS encoding molecular chaperone produces the protein MRICTLAAAFIAGLSVSPSHATSLRVSPVILDLRAPAASSSLRIWNDAKIPINVQVRIFRWTQQNGSDVLTAAEDVVASPPMTQLKPGAENLVRIVRLSKAPIKAEESYRIMVDELPVQTKAPSGTVNLVVRHSIPVFFSNASASDAEPVWTVTPKANGYQVTVSNKGLKRLRIANLKLLGGNGQAVAQQQGLVGYVLGKSGASWLIPAVVKRGGGTLKVSADSEGGPVNATARLNGG, from the coding sequence ATGCGTATTTGTACCTTAGCGGCTGCGTTCATTGCCGGACTGTCTGTTTCACCTTCACACGCAACGTCTCTACGGGTTTCACCCGTCATTCTCGATCTGAGGGCACCAGCGGCCTCCAGTAGTCTTCGCATCTGGAATGATGCAAAAATTCCGATCAACGTGCAGGTCAGAATATTCCGCTGGACCCAGCAGAACGGCAGCGACGTCCTGACGGCGGCAGAAGATGTTGTCGCCAGTCCACCAATGACACAATTGAAGCCAGGCGCTGAAAACCTCGTGCGGATCGTTCGGCTCTCCAAAGCCCCCATAAAGGCTGAAGAGAGTTACCGCATCATGGTGGATGAATTGCCGGTTCAGACCAAGGCTCCATCCGGCACGGTCAACCTTGTCGTCCGCCACTCCATACCTGTCTTCTTCTCGAATGCATCCGCCTCTGACGCAGAGCCTGTCTGGACCGTCACACCGAAAGCAAACGGTTATCAGGTAACAGTCTCCAACAAGGGTCTGAAGCGACTGCGTATCGCCAATCTCAAGCTTCTCGGCGGCAATGGCCAGGCAGTGGCGCAGCAGCAAGGACTGGTCGGTTATGTCCTTGGAAAATCGGGGGCAAGCTGGCTCATTCCAGCAGTCGTGAAAAGAGGCGGAGGCACGCTAAAGGTCTCGGCTGA
- a CDS encoding ABC transporter substrate-binding protein translates to MSCVFLPTLANAGSEPPRVAVLDWGWAESLLALGIKPLAVAEAPLYQDRVVTPTLPDGTIDLGLRSWPNMELLRALKPDLILSQAGYGISADRLNEIAPTLALPLYSSARQPLQAAENALKEIASRMGKSDVADRYLDRSNSRLDAIARDFTTYDGHPLLIIKFTDDRLIDVYGAGGLFDDVLKRMGIANAWDGSTNNWGFATAGLDAIARFPDARLVIIEPAPPSSFLQSSLWQALPMVREGRVCMIPPTWVFGAFPSAMRFAEVLRQGLGFS, encoded by the coding sequence TTGAGCTGCGTGTTTCTCCCGACATTGGCAAACGCAGGATCAGAGCCTCCGAGGGTCGCAGTCCTGGACTGGGGTTGGGCCGAAAGCCTTCTTGCTCTTGGCATCAAACCGCTCGCCGTTGCAGAAGCACCGCTCTATCAAGATCGAGTTGTGACCCCTACTCTGCCAGACGGCACGATCGACCTTGGTTTGAGGTCTTGGCCGAACATGGAACTTCTGCGAGCCCTCAAGCCTGATCTGATCCTTTCCCAAGCAGGATACGGCATTTCTGCAGATCGTCTCAATGAGATCGCTCCGACGCTGGCACTTCCGCTTTACAGTTCGGCAAGACAACCGCTCCAGGCCGCGGAAAATGCGCTCAAAGAAATCGCTTCCCGCATGGGAAAGAGCGATGTCGCAGATCGCTACCTCGACAGGTCCAATAGTCGGTTAGACGCCATAGCGCGAGACTTCACGACCTATGACGGGCATCCCCTCCTCATCATCAAGTTCACCGACGACAGGCTCATTGATGTTTATGGCGCCGGAGGCCTGTTCGACGATGTCCTGAAACGGATGGGAATTGCCAACGCCTGGGATGGTTCGACCAACAATTGGGGTTTTGCAACCGCCGGGCTCGACGCAATCGCCCGCTTCCCGGACGCCAGGCTCGTCATTATCGAACCGGCACCACCCAGCTCCTTCCTGCAAAGCTCACTCTGGCAGGCTTTGCCAATGGTCCGGGAAGGACGGGTTTGCATGATACCACCAACCTGGGTCTTCGGGGCCTTTCCATCCGCGATGCGCTTTGCAGAGGTACTTCGCCAAGGCCTTGGGTTTTCATGA
- a CDS encoding TonB-dependent siderophore receptor — MLLAACVSFTPVAISSIATAQDAKSYEFAISGQTLSSALVRFSSATGIDVGFDGPLPPNLRTKGLRGNATAEDALSSLLAGTGLTYRFTTPTTVLLVNPKAASATVGADGTTTLQPITLQGERARGPVEGFVATQSATGTKTDSSLKETPQAVNVVTKDQMAAQGSATLTQALRYTPGVISQYGDDARYDWFTIRGFRPGRYLDGLRLPFGSRGYAQPRVEPFSLERAEVLKGPSSVLYGQGEPGGLINMVSKRPSATAPNEVEMQFGSDSRFQTAFDLGGSVNGDDSFLYRIVGLGRLTDTQYDFVREKKGYIAPSFTVKPDEATSLTVYGSYQRIDSPGGGGAPALPANGTLYTSNYPELPRSAFPGEPGYDHYTSDQAAIGYEFEHEFSDTWTVRQNLRYSYISTDSQRVQPYCPGACNPTAFYRYAWAFPESARGVTIDNQAVGHFSTGDLAHTALFGLDYSYESSRYEESSLSPILTPFNGINPVYGVTTIKRPPTATRIDQDRSQVGLYAQDQVEWDNFVFSLGGRYDWANTDTRTRTSTSDREVDQRDGRFTWRAGLVYNFDNGISPYAGYSTSFNPASGTDRLGNAFNPTTGEQFEVGVKYQPNGSNSFITLSAYDLTQDNVLSPDPINRSFSVQTGQVRMRGIELEGKAEITDAFSVLASYAYTDSEITKANPNAAGISNEGNRFAFVPRQQASLWLDYAVQSSDAWDGLSFGGGARYTGQTFGDNANQFDVPSYTVFDAAVRYDFGKANPKLEGLKASLNVSNIFDKKYVSTCIAATGCYWGEGRSVYATLKYSW, encoded by the coding sequence ATCTTGCTGGCTGCGTGCGTCAGTTTTACGCCGGTTGCGATTTCATCTATCGCGACTGCACAAGACGCAAAAAGCTACGAGTTCGCCATCTCCGGCCAAACTCTTTCGTCCGCGCTGGTGCGCTTTTCATCGGCGACTGGCATCGATGTGGGCTTTGACGGCCCTCTTCCTCCCAACTTGCGGACAAAAGGTCTACGTGGAAATGCCACGGCAGAAGACGCATTGTCGAGCCTCCTGGCTGGTACCGGCCTGACCTACCGCTTCACCACGCCAACGACGGTGTTGCTTGTCAATCCGAAGGCCGCCTCTGCGACAGTTGGAGCGGATGGAACGACGACGCTCCAGCCAATTACGCTGCAGGGAGAGCGGGCACGCGGTCCGGTCGAAGGATTTGTCGCGACGCAGAGCGCGACGGGAACGAAGACCGATTCATCGCTGAAAGAAACACCTCAGGCGGTGAACGTCGTTACGAAGGACCAGATGGCCGCGCAGGGATCTGCGACGCTGACGCAGGCACTACGCTACACGCCTGGTGTCATAAGCCAGTACGGTGACGACGCCCGTTATGACTGGTTCACGATCCGCGGCTTCCGGCCGGGACGATATCTGGATGGCCTGCGCCTTCCATTCGGATCGCGTGGATATGCCCAGCCGCGTGTCGAGCCATTCAGCCTGGAGCGTGCCGAAGTGCTTAAAGGTCCATCGTCGGTGCTTTATGGTCAGGGCGAGCCAGGCGGCCTGATCAACATGGTGTCGAAGCGCCCGAGTGCAACTGCCCCAAATGAGGTGGAGATGCAGTTCGGTTCAGATAGCCGCTTCCAGACGGCATTCGACCTTGGTGGCTCGGTCAACGGCGATGACAGTTTCCTTTACCGCATCGTAGGTCTCGGTCGCCTGACCGACACACAATATGATTTCGTGCGCGAAAAGAAGGGCTATATCGCACCTTCTTTCACGGTCAAACCGGATGAGGCAACATCGTTGACCGTGTACGGCAGCTACCAGCGGATCGATTCTCCCGGAGGCGGCGGCGCGCCTGCGCTTCCTGCAAACGGAACGCTTTATACCAGCAACTATCCGGAATTGCCGCGCAGCGCCTTTCCCGGCGAACCAGGATACGATCACTACACCAGCGACCAGGCGGCTATAGGTTATGAGTTCGAGCACGAATTCAGCGACACCTGGACCGTGCGTCAAAATCTCCGCTATTCCTATATCAGCACGGATAGCCAGCGCGTTCAGCCCTATTGCCCTGGGGCGTGCAATCCAACGGCCTTTTATCGCTACGCATGGGCATTTCCTGAAAGCGCCAGAGGCGTAACGATCGACAATCAGGCGGTTGGCCATTTCTCGACGGGAGATTTGGCACATACAGCACTCTTCGGTCTCGACTATTCCTATGAGAGCAGCCGCTACGAAGAATCCTCGCTGTCACCCATTTTGACGCCGTTCAACGGCATAAATCCTGTCTACGGCGTAACAACGATCAAAAGACCGCCGACGGCAACGCGGATCGACCAGGACCGCAGTCAGGTCGGTCTCTATGCCCAGGATCAGGTCGAGTGGGATAATTTCGTCTTCTCGCTTGGTGGTCGTTACGACTGGGCTAATACCGACACAAGAACCCGCACGAGCACGTCCGATCGTGAGGTTGACCAACGCGACGGCCGCTTTACCTGGCGTGCCGGCCTAGTCTACAATTTCGACAACGGCATCTCCCCTTATGCGGGCTACTCCACCTCGTTCAATCCCGCGAGTGGTACGGACCGCCTCGGCAATGCTTTCAACCCGACCACTGGCGAACAGTTCGAAGTCGGCGTTAAATATCAGCCGAATGGCAGCAACAGCTTCATCACCCTCTCGGCCTATGATCTCACGCAGGACAATGTTCTTTCTCCTGACCCCATAAACAGGAGCTTCAGTGTCCAGACCGGCCAGGTCAGAATGCGCGGTATCGAGCTGGAAGGGAAAGCAGAGATCACCGACGCATTCTCCGTGCTCGCATCCTATGCCTATACGGACAGCGAAATCACCAAAGCCAACCCTAACGCCGCAGGCATCAGCAATGAGGGAAATCGATTTGCTTTTGTCCCGCGCCAACAGGCATCCCTGTGGCTCGACTACGCGGTGCAATCGTCCGATGCATGGGATGGTCTGAGCTTCGGTGGCGGCGCGCGATATACGGGGCAAACCTTCGGCGATAACGCCAACCAGTTTGATGTCCCGTCCTACACGGTTTTCGATGCGGCTGTCCGCTACGACTTTGGCAAAGCCAATCCCAAGCTTGAAGGGCTGAAGGCCTCGCTCAACGTCAGCAATATTTTTGACAAGAAATATGTCTCGACCTGCATCGCAGCAACCGGGTGCTACTGGGGAGAAGGTCGGAGCGTTTATGCGACGCTCAAGTACAGCTGGTAG
- a CDS encoding SDR family NAD(P)-dependent oxidoreductase: MVRRWLVTGSSRGLGRALVEAALESGDQVVATARNVDALKPLVEKHAARVVLFPLDVTDPIAADDAVQFAKSAFGGLDVVVNNAGYGNVSAIEDTHIEEMRREIETNLFGTIIVTKAVIALMREQRHGHIINVSSVGGRLGSTGRASYSAAKWGVEGFSEVLAQEMALVGVKVTIIEPGGFRTDFAGSSTELREGRPEYDAVVGAAARFQRDYNGRQPGDPAKAAQVILKIAQMENPPSRLALGSDALAAIRNANTSRRAELEKWASLSSFTDFEG, from the coding sequence ATGGTTAGAAGGTGGCTGGTTACGGGAAGCTCCAGGGGCCTCGGAAGAGCCTTGGTGGAAGCAGCGCTTGAAAGTGGCGACCAAGTTGTCGCGACTGCCCGAAACGTGGACGCGCTCAAGCCATTGGTTGAAAAACATGCCGCTCGAGTTGTGCTGTTCCCGCTTGATGTCACCGATCCAATAGCTGCGGACGATGCTGTACAATTTGCAAAGTCAGCCTTTGGAGGCCTCGATGTGGTCGTCAACAATGCGGGTTACGGCAACGTCAGTGCAATCGAAGATACTCATATCGAAGAAATGAGACGCGAGATCGAGACAAATCTGTTTGGTACCATCATTGTCACCAAGGCTGTCATCGCGCTGATGCGTGAACAGCGTCACGGACACATCATAAATGTCTCTTCGGTCGGTGGCCGTCTGGGTTCCACGGGACGTGCGAGTTACTCCGCAGCCAAATGGGGTGTGGAAGGATTTTCAGAAGTTCTGGCGCAGGAGATGGCGCTTGTCGGCGTGAAGGTAACAATTATCGAGCCCGGTGGCTTCAGAACCGATTTCGCGGGAAGCTCAACTGAACTGCGCGAAGGCCGACCAGAATATGATGCGGTGGTCGGTGCTGCCGCACGTTTTCAACGTGACTACAATGGACGCCAGCCAGGCGATCCAGCCAAGGCCGCTCAGGTCATCTTAAAAATTGCCCAGATGGAAAATCCACCGTCTCGCTTGGCCTTGGGTAGTGACGCCTTAGCCGCGATCCGTAACGCGAATACGTCCCGGCGCGCAGAACTTGAAAAATGGGCGTCCCTCAGCAGTTTCACCGACTTTGAGGGATGA